A genomic window from Xyrauchen texanus isolate HMW12.3.18 chromosome 15, RBS_HiC_50CHRs, whole genome shotgun sequence includes:
- the LOC127655961 gene encoding coiled-coil domain-containing protein 127-like, with amino-acid sequence MNNLNDPPRWNIRPDPAQGDDGGRWNYALLVPMIGLAAFRWIWTRESQKQIQDVKDKYNSDMAAITKDLEMKYRDTLMENRRTAVHLEVELEKERQRVKGYRKALISQSQQLMEERKQLQQERQDLEQEKNWLLQSGVAEVALQKALKQEEEWQRRAQTLLQELEEKLVERQEAFCSILLPREQRLEMEKNLLLKAAKDPVGAGLNLEGDLGDIFKNDRHCADLLNTDKRKNGSLMWLYLRYWQLQVTLQTHKRAEKTLKGGPPNSNRP; translated from the exons ATGAACAACCTGAATGATCCACCTAGATGGAATATTAGACCAGATCCAGCCCAAGGAGATGATGGGGGTAGATGGAATTATGCCCTGCTGGTGCCAATGATTGGTCTGGCAGCATTTC GATGGATATGGACACGAGAATCACAGAAACAGATCCAAGATGTGAAAGATAAGTACAACAGCGACATGGCAGCTATCACCAAAGACCTGGAGATGAAGTACAGAGACACGCTGATGGAAAACCGACGGACGGCGGTACATCTGGAGGTGGAGCTTGAGAAGGAGCGCCAGCGTGTGAAGGGCTACAGGAAGGCTCTGATCTCTCAGAGCCAGCAGCTCATGGAGGAACGCAAGCAGCTTCAACAAGAACGGCAAGATCTGGAGCAAGAGAAGAACTGGCTGCTCCAGTCTGGCGTGGCTGAGGTGGCACTACAGAAAGCCCTGAAACAAGAGGAGGAGTGGCAGCGCAGAGCTCAAACTCTCCTACAGGAACTAGAGGAGAAGCTAGTAGAGAGGCAGGAAGCATTCTGCAGCATCCTTTTGCCACGGGAACAACGTCTGGAGATGGAGAAGAACCTGCTGCTGAAGGCTGCCAAAGACCCTGTGGGTGCAGGGCTGAATCTAGAGGGGGATCTCggggacatttttaagaatgacAGACACTGTGCAGATTTGCTTAACACGGATAAGCGCAAGAATGGCAGTTTGATGTGGCTGTATCTCAGGTACTGGCAGCTGCAGGTCACTCTGCAGACACACAAGAGGGCAGAGAAGACACTCAAAGGAGGGCCACCGAACTCCAACAGACCTTGA
- the LOC127656413 gene encoding 39S ribosomal protein L32, mitochondrial-like: MSLSGLVRFFRQSLQRLELSLAQAAGFDRSLCPALAVNGPSILPQAHNSNKENPEPSFMDSIFWMAAPKKRRTIEVNRCRRRNPNNLIEVKNNIEPCTECGNMKLKHVLCGFCYEKVRKETAMIRKQISIMEGGPLNTPAVESVVLYDNETPSDADKGKRIIENSRKRPYWFKM; the protein is encoded by the exons ATGTCGCTATCTGGTTTAGTTCGGTTTTTCAGACAATCTCTTCAGCGTCTGGAACTCAGCTTAGCTCAAGCGGCGGGATTTGACAGAAGCTTGT GTCCAGCTCTGGCAGTGAATGGTCCCAGCATTCTCCCGCAAGCCCATAACAGCAATAAAGAAAACCCAGAGCCCAGTTTCATGGACAGTATCTTTTGGATGGCAGCTCCAAAAAAGAGACGAACCATCGAAGTGAATCGCTGCAGAAGACGAAACCCAAATAATCTGATAGAAGTCAAG AACAATATTGAGCCATGTACAGAGTGTGGCAACATGAAATTGAAGCATGTTTTGTGTGGATTTTGCTATGAAAAGGTCAGGAAGGAGACTGCGATGATACGAAAGCAAATCTCCATCATGGAAGGTGGACCTCTAAATACTCCTGCTGTGGAATCTGTTGTTTTGTATGACAATGAAACTCCTTCTGATGCAGACAAGGGCAAGAGAATAATCGAAAACAGCAGGAAACGTCCATAttggtttaaaatgtaa